A window of the Microvirga terrae genome harbors these coding sequences:
- a CDS encoding CHAP domain-containing protein, protein MISRRSTLGLIASAPLLPVTSLSYAQGDDIGTIGEQIRLWRDDPANSSFFEVPAPGEAKGTLILAPEDPRVIEAARLLAGLPRNRPPIEIARSMLKALPENSRMEWPRDTPGAKRPANPIIVAFFAATQTIPFSGDQTAWCSAFACWTMQRAGLDHPRSAGSRSFRSWGQKTNDPQVGDIVVYQNKSDPVFGHVAFFDGFADANKTKVWLIGGNQSDQLNRDDWAIETNSLKLHSFRTGPGLRT, encoded by the coding sequence ATGATTAGCCGGCGCAGCACCCTGGGCTTGATTGCAAGCGCACCTCTACTGCCGGTCACCAGCCTTTCGTATGCCCAAGGTGACGACATTGGCACGATCGGAGAGCAAATCCGGCTGTGGCGGGACGATCCAGCGAATAGCAGCTTCTTCGAAGTTCCGGCTCCCGGAGAAGCAAAAGGAACGCTCATACTTGCGCCTGAGGATCCACGGGTTATCGAGGCCGCGCGCCTTTTGGCAGGCCTCCCTCGCAATCGACCTCCGATCGAGATCGCACGCAGCATGTTGAAAGCACTGCCTGAGAACTCCAGAATGGAGTGGCCTCGCGACACTCCCGGCGCTAAGCGACCTGCCAATCCAATTATTGTAGCGTTCTTTGCAGCCACACAAACGATTCCATTTTCTGGTGATCAAACGGCGTGGTGTTCGGCTTTTGCCTGCTGGACCATGCAGCGAGCCGGATTGGATCACCCAAGAAGTGCCGGCTCGCGATCGTTCCGATCGTGGGGGCAGAAGACGAATGACCCACAAGTGGGCGACATCGTAGTCTACCAGAATAAAAGTGACCCGGTTTTTGGGCATGTCGCATTCTTCGACGGATTTGCCGACGCAAACAAAACCAAAGTTTGGTTGATAGGCGGCAATCAGTCCGACCAATTAAACCGCGACGATTGGGCTATTGAGACAAACTCCCTGAAACTTCACTCTTTTCGCACCGGTCCAGGTCTAAGGACATGA
- a CDS encoding Arm DNA-binding domain-containing protein, with protein MARPLTAQSLDELKTNPAKRLEVPDWLLRGLYLTIQPSGARSWAVRYRCNGQTRMLTLGPYPAFTLATARECARAALKAAQAGGDPAPDKRQGARATAAAADAREPTFPARFIRLTNQPRTVPTIQDRGRGAAPVHRNSRK; from the coding sequence ATGGCCCGCCCTCTCACGGCGCAAAGCCTCGATGAACTCAAGACCAATCCCGCCAAGCGGCTGGAGGTCCCCGATTGGCTGCTGCGGGGCCTCTACCTTACCATTCAGCCGAGCGGCGCACGGTCATGGGCAGTACGCTATCGCTGCAACGGACAGACCCGCATGCTGACGCTTGGCCCATACCCTGCCTTCACCTTAGCCACTGCCCGGGAATGCGCCCGCGCCGCTCTGAAGGCCGCACAAGCGGGAGGAGATCCGGCGCCGGACAAGCGACAGGGTGCCCGTGCTACCGCAGCAGCCGCCGACGCGCGAGAACCGACGTTTCCTGCTCGGTTTATTCGGCTCACTAACCAACCCCGAACTGTGCCTACTATCCAGGATAGGGGCCGAGGTGCTGCGCCAGTGCACCGCAACTCGCGAAAATGA
- a CDS encoding trypsin-like serine peptidase produces MNRHAIFALLLLFITSASVKAEDSEVAQPLATEPSVGQFHPHCLDSFRALPIDSSGKAFDEKTNGTKVEVKEQDLVNHFIKYRERYAQYDQDCFEGWNDLSEMTRDFLAYNVGVLFLEEGNQKLSPVCTAFRISNSMIVTASHCLTRAIGLMQFRLYGDPERPLKVIPPGTSQWLEYVSHGGIDLKDYAMLQIEESPFPSRWTRESFTRDVKPHQSIAVIAISIPAFYVVQGAQLSHWINAVRFSRANGSQVWDVDSLEPSLNSQLRAECILHRAPTYPGMSGAPIIGVRLQTSSSGKPRLYVMGIHLRNGPRSAGGSAVKDVCGNFPQFNVGIRIPPTVIDAVGQ; encoded by the coding sequence ATGAATAGACATGCAATATTCGCTCTGTTGCTTCTATTCATTACATCCGCTTCAGTAAAAGCGGAGGATAGTGAGGTCGCTCAGCCTCTCGCGACAGAGCCATCGGTTGGTCAGTTTCACCCACACTGCCTGGACTCATTTAGAGCACTTCCTATTGACAGCTCAGGTAAGGCATTTGACGAAAAGACCAACGGAACGAAGGTAGAGGTGAAGGAGCAGGATCTCGTCAATCACTTCATCAAATATCGCGAGCGATATGCTCAATATGACCAAGACTGCTTCGAAGGGTGGAATGACCTTTCTGAAATGACTCGCGACTTTCTGGCTTACAATGTAGGCGTCTTGTTTTTAGAAGAGGGCAATCAAAAACTCTCCCCCGTCTGCACCGCGTTCCGAATATCAAACTCTATGATTGTAACTGCAAGTCACTGTCTGACTAGAGCGATAGGATTGATGCAGTTCCGCCTCTATGGAGATCCGGAGCGCCCTCTCAAAGTGATCCCACCTGGGACCTCCCAGTGGCTTGAATATGTGTCGCATGGCGGAATTGACCTAAAGGATTATGCCATGTTGCAGATCGAGGAGAGCCCGTTTCCATCAAGGTGGACACGTGAGAGTTTCACCCGTGACGTTAAGCCTCATCAATCCATTGCCGTGATAGCAATCAGCATACCAGCATTTTACGTCGTGCAAGGTGCGCAATTGAGTCACTGGATCAATGCAGTCCGGTTCTCTCGTGCTAACGGATCTCAGGTGTGGGATGTGGATAGTTTAGAACCCTCACTCAACTCTCAGCTACGCGCGGAGTGCATCCTTCATCGAGCGCCAACCTATCCTGGTATGAGTGGAGCTCCGATCATTGGGGTGAGGCTTCAAACTTCTTCATCGGGGAAGCCTCGGCTTTATGTGATGGGCATTCACTTGCGGAACGGGCCAAGGTCTGCAGGTGGCAGCGCCGTCAAAGATGTCTGTGGGAACTTCCCGCAATTCAATGTCGGCATCCGAATCCCCCCGACTGTTATTGATGCAGTGGGCCAATAG
- a CDS encoding transglutaminase-like cysteine peptidase: MDQVDQALDICRAPSGTRQSARKTALVGLALAILACCANSVSAQTLLSMRATDLVSVIGPAGPTQAWIDFCKRYPQECRVDLSQPERIALNSQVWAALAQVNERVNSSILAVTDQDHWGVPDRWDFPDDGLGDCEDIQLLKRRLLVGVGLPRRAMRMAAVIDEQGQGHAVLMILTDRGDFILDNKRNAILPWRRTGYAFIKREATNGRSWVALGYEPVPLATANR, translated from the coding sequence ATGGATCAGGTTGATCAGGCCCTCGATATCTGTCGCGCCCCAAGCGGCACTAGGCAAAGTGCTCGAAAGACGGCGCTGGTTGGCCTAGCGCTTGCTATCCTTGCATGTTGTGCGAACTCTGTCTCCGCCCAAACGTTGCTTTCGATGCGAGCCACTGATCTCGTCTCAGTGATCGGACCTGCAGGCCCGACCCAAGCGTGGATTGATTTCTGCAAGAGGTACCCTCAGGAGTGCCGTGTCGATCTCTCACAGCCCGAGCGGATTGCGCTGAACTCGCAGGTGTGGGCTGCCCTCGCGCAGGTGAATGAGCGCGTAAACTCATCGATTTTGGCCGTCACCGACCAGGACCATTGGGGTGTTCCCGACCGGTGGGATTTTCCTGATGATGGACTCGGTGATTGCGAGGACATCCAGCTTCTGAAGCGGAGGCTGCTTGTTGGGGTGGGGCTGCCTCGACGGGCCATGCGGATGGCAGCCGTCATTGATGAGCAGGGGCAAGGACATGCTGTGCTCATGATCCTCACTGACCGTGGTGATTTCATTCTCGACAACAAGCGTAACGCCATCCTGCCCTGGCGACGAACCGGATATGCTTTCATCAAACGTGAAGCTACCAATGGCAGGTCATGGGTTGCTCTTGGATACGAACCAGTACCGCTTGCAACGGCAAACCGTTAG
- a CDS encoding caspase family protein, protein MRATDPSSFEHTLYSQSHALLIGQFDYENWKDLPAVRQEVLELRDALEKHRFKVEVHFNLKAEQFVDVVEHFMRKHATVPESRILVYVSGHGWRRNISPRPAGYIVPIDAPPENGDRQALTASGIAMPLFAAWARAPDPRHMLFVFDACFSGTFFGQPDPQPAPAPRPPRPGMAPTPAPITPLYSPPPEARGPEVDDYIFQPVPRGLGRQFITAGSHLELAPADSVFSRLFIDILSGRRPAGDNFDHWLTGAEIGHYLRLNTRREYKGKENPTTPMYGPLRDEIFEGGDFVFVRPDVSATPLVREEPDEFEQAIAKRERERSSEKFAADAADAIAAAQVARLESQTQLAEAAAALQKAASAAQDVRSIPASPINDARRQQREREARQYSAQAAEARTQADAAQQRVQTTLARAEGLKNAALSSAAAEVSRSQSVPNVPAPSAEALAASERKVVEDLAATIDQATTRVAAVAPVLNEQRLSSAEEAKFQSLINTLSSDNTPVRRQAREELAQELNKLPASKRDTTIVRLSQDLARKSYRYQIGLAVALTKQPQAPSAPESDLIREELNRAAQSSRDRTLSLRLSEALAKLRPSP, encoded by the coding sequence ATGCGAGCGACCGATCCGTCAAGCTTCGAACATACGCTATATTCTCAGAGCCATGCATTGCTCATTGGGCAGTTTGACTATGAGAACTGGAAGGACCTTCCGGCCGTACGGCAGGAGGTCTTGGAGCTTCGTGATGCCCTCGAGAAGCATCGGTTCAAAGTCGAGGTCCATTTCAATCTGAAAGCCGAACAATTCGTAGACGTTGTTGAGCACTTCATGCGTAAGCATGCGACCGTACCAGAGTCGCGCATCCTCGTGTATGTCTCAGGTCACGGCTGGCGGCGCAATATCTCGCCGCGGCCAGCAGGGTATATAGTACCGATCGATGCCCCGCCAGAAAATGGAGACAGGCAAGCATTAACCGCCTCAGGAATTGCCATGCCTCTGTTCGCCGCCTGGGCAAGGGCTCCTGATCCACGCCACATGCTGTTTGTTTTCGACGCCTGCTTTTCAGGAACATTCTTTGGGCAGCCCGACCCCCAACCAGCTCCGGCGCCGCGCCCGCCGCGTCCCGGAATGGCCCCGACGCCCGCACCAATCACTCCACTATACTCACCGCCGCCAGAAGCGAGAGGACCGGAAGTTGATGACTACATTTTCCAACCCGTTCCGCGCGGATTGGGCAGACAGTTCATCACTGCCGGATCGCACCTTGAGCTGGCCCCAGCAGACAGTGTGTTCTCACGTCTCTTCATCGATATTCTCAGTGGCCGACGTCCCGCTGGCGATAATTTCGACCATTGGCTCACTGGCGCTGAGATCGGACATTATCTGCGGCTGAACACGCGGCGGGAGTATAAAGGCAAGGAGAACCCTACAACACCTATGTATGGTCCCCTGCGTGATGAAATCTTTGAGGGCGGCGATTTTGTCTTCGTACGACCTGACGTATCCGCCACGCCACTTGTACGAGAAGAACCGGATGAGTTCGAGCAAGCTATAGCCAAACGCGAGAGGGAAAGATCATCCGAAAAGTTTGCAGCTGACGCGGCCGATGCTATCGCAGCTGCGCAGGTAGCGCGTCTCGAGTCCCAAACGCAGCTTGCCGAAGCGGCTGCGGCGCTGCAGAAAGCTGCGAGCGCGGCGCAAGACGTGAGATCCATTCCTGCGAGCCCAATTAATGACGCAAGAAGGCAACAACGCGAACGTGAGGCGAGACAATACAGCGCTCAAGCGGCTGAAGCACGAACTCAGGCGGACGCAGCGCAGCAGAGAGTGCAAACGACATTGGCTAGAGCGGAGGGTTTGAAGAATGCGGCCCTTTCGTCCGCAGCTGCCGAAGTATCCCGGTCTCAATCGGTGCCCAATGTGCCAGCGCCATCAGCGGAGGCCCTCGCTGCATCAGAACGGAAAGTGGTAGAAGATTTGGCTGCCACGATCGATCAAGCAACTACTCGTGTTGCTGCTGTTGCGCCCGTGTTGAACGAGCAACGTCTCTCCTCAGCGGAAGAGGCCAAATTCCAGAGCCTTATAAACACTCTTTCTTCAGATAATACTCCAGTCCGTCGCCAGGCACGTGAGGAACTCGCTCAGGAACTCAATAAGCTACCCGCGTCCAAGCGCGACACGACAATTGTACGGCTTTCTCAAGATTTAGCTCGGAAGAGCTATCGTTATCAGATTGGGCTCGCAGTCGCTCTCACGAAGCAGCCCCAAGCACCAAGCGCTCCTGAATCGGACCTGATCAGGGAGGAATTGAACCGCGCTGCACAGTCCAGCCGAGACAGAACACTGTCTCTCCGACTTAGCGAGGCGCTCGCTAAGCTTAGACCTTCACCGTAA
- a CDS encoding YcaO-like family protein, giving the protein MAGITRIADVTGLDRLNIPVAVVTRPNSRGFSVSQGKGLDFTGAKVSGAMEGLESFHAERIDRPLYFLRWSELAGADRVVDLDRLPRLRNSLFHADKRIPWISATDLLSGRERLVPFELIHTDFSLPALPGTGCFPRSSNGLASGNSFSEAAVHGLCELIERDAYALYLWHPERGVRVDISTVSDSVLGSLVERVAKAGCSLIVRDITSDIGVPVFWATITGGDSAVTAAPAGGLGCHPDRVWACVRAITEAAQSRATRLSGARDDLTRRWFQPMNTSLASVPEHDVGALQTGQSFCGETIEDDLRWLLDRLNAKGFDSVLAVDLSRPEFGLPVLRLVVPGLEHPGDDAIPGPRAFVYDV; this is encoded by the coding sequence ATGGCCGGTATCACGCGGATTGCCGACGTGACGGGGCTGGATCGCCTCAACATTCCCGTCGCCGTCGTAACGCGGCCCAATTCCCGAGGGTTCTCGGTCTCTCAGGGGAAGGGCCTTGATTTCACAGGTGCGAAAGTCTCTGGGGCAATGGAGGGACTCGAGAGCTTCCATGCCGAGCGCATTGACCGGCCTCTCTACTTCCTGCGCTGGAGCGAGCTTGCCGGAGCCGACCGCGTCGTCGATCTCGATCGGCTGCCCCGGCTGCGCAACAGCCTATTCCATGCCGACAAGCGCATCCCCTGGATCTCGGCGACCGATCTTCTGAGTGGTCGCGAGCGGCTCGTCCCCTTTGAACTCATCCACACTGACTTTTCGTTACCGGCATTGCCCGGCACCGGATGTTTCCCCCGAAGTTCGAACGGCTTGGCATCCGGCAACAGCTTCAGCGAAGCCGCTGTCCACGGCTTATGTGAACTCATCGAGCGGGATGCTTATGCGCTTTACCTGTGGCACCCCGAACGGGGCGTGCGCGTCGACATCTCTACCGTCTCGGACTCTGTGCTCGGCTCCCTCGTCGAGCGAGTCGCGAAGGCGGGCTGCTCCCTCATCGTGAGGGATATCACCTCCGATATCGGCGTTCCGGTATTTTGGGCGACGATCACAGGTGGTGACTCCGCGGTGACGGCCGCACCCGCAGGCGGGCTCGGTTGCCACCCCGACCGAGTCTGGGCTTGTGTTCGTGCCATCACAGAAGCCGCGCAGTCGCGGGCCACGCGCCTCTCGGGCGCTCGCGACGACCTCACGCGTCGTTGGTTTCAGCCCATGAATACGTCGCTCGCCTCGGTGCCGGAGCACGATGTAGGGGCTCTTCAGACTGGACAGAGCTTTTGCGGCGAGACCATTGAGGATGATCTGCGCTGGTTGCTCGACCGGCTGAACGCGAAAGGCTTCGACAGCGTTCTTGCCGTCGATCTGAGCCGCCCAGAGTTCGGCCTGCCGGTATTGAGGCTCGTGGTGCCTGGCCTCGAGCATCCTGGCGATGATGCGATACCTGGACCGAGGGCATTCGTATATGACGTTTGA
- a CDS encoding trypsin-like serine peptidase — translation MLALSKRLLTVIAFAYVAVFYAPAIPAQPSGNVQQPPLSSQTRPELLAAPLRKPSSLRPIREEAVSTDVTDAGTDGDVQAVSGQLYFSIGGNLHYCSGVFVTKSVILTAAHCVQENGKTNYYQIEKFVREGNNSHFIKKDASNKDCIRVPVEWSTQTDAYLRIDYDYAFLRVANSDELNADPKVILVDAHVGKNSIKAYGYPASANQDLTAIAENVNPDLLHPNLLAVDTTSLGFTEGTSGGPWVWKHNAGGTGNTGGGGQQLKIVSVNSSYAIPVNDKSKIWIYGPNFKRPQKSNTEPTAYDLRQNAENCQ, via the coding sequence ATGCTGGCGCTCTCGAAGAGGCTTCTGACAGTAATCGCATTCGCCTATGTTGCAGTGTTCTATGCTCCGGCCATTCCGGCGCAGCCCTCCGGCAACGTACAACAGCCACCACTCTCATCCCAGACTCGTCCAGAGCTTCTCGCGGCGCCGTTGCGCAAACCAAGTAGTCTGCGACCCATTCGCGAGGAAGCGGTGTCAACGGATGTTACTGATGCCGGCACCGACGGCGATGTACAAGCGGTCAGCGGCCAGCTCTATTTCAGCATTGGTGGCAACCTGCATTATTGCAGCGGGGTGTTCGTAACTAAATCTGTCATTCTCACAGCCGCTCATTGTGTGCAAGAGAACGGCAAGACTAACTACTATCAGATCGAGAAATTTGTCAGGGAGGGAAACAACAGCCATTTCATCAAGAAGGATGCCAGCAATAAAGATTGCATCAGGGTTCCCGTCGAGTGGTCAACCCAAACTGATGCGTACCTCAGGATAGACTATGATTACGCCTTTCTCAGAGTCGCCAATTCCGACGAGCTCAATGCTGATCCGAAGGTTATTCTCGTGGACGCGCATGTCGGCAAGAATTCAATCAAGGCGTATGGGTATCCTGCATCGGCAAATCAGGACTTGACCGCGATCGCGGAGAACGTGAACCCGGATTTGCTGCACCCCAATCTTCTGGCCGTCGATACCACCAGCCTTGGTTTTACTGAAGGAACAAGCGGCGGTCCCTGGGTGTGGAAGCATAATGCAGGAGGCACAGGCAACACAGGCGGTGGCGGACAACAGCTTAAGATCGTTTCCGTCAATTCGTCGTACGCTATTCCGGTCAATGATAAGTCGAAGATCTGGATCTACGGCCCTAATTTCAAGCGCCCCCAAAAGTCGAACACCGAGCCGACGGCGTACGATCTGCGTCAGAATGCGGAGAACTGCCAATGA
- a CDS encoding transposase, which yields MGTALAADPAQPSGRAVTGLLIEADHRCSLLTAAHRSAEANAAARVSTACCGLLRPCPMTRQRPVRGGRGRAAESYRGTVGRSSYPRAVIIDSKSVKATEMGRPAGYNGGKKIKGRNRQLLVDTKGT from the coding sequence ATGGGCACCGCTCTAGCCGCTGATCCCGCGCAGCCATCCGGGCGTGCGGTGACAGGTTTACTCATTGAGGCGGATCATCGGTGCAGTCTTTTAACTGCTGCGCACCGGAGCGCAGAGGCAAATGCTGCCGCACGAGTATCCACCGCGTGCTGCGGTCTTCTACGTCCATGCCCAATGACGCGACAACGGCCTGTGCGAGGAGGTCGCGGGCGTGCTGCAGAAAGCTATCGTGGTACGGTCGGACGATCCTCTTACCCAAGAGCGGTCATCATTGACAGCAAATCGGTCAAAGCCACTGAGATGGGCAGACCGGCTGGGTACAATGGCGGCAAGAAGATCAAAGGCCGCAATCGCCAATTGCTCGTTGATACAAAAGGTACTTAA
- a CDS encoding DUF4956 domain-containing protein, with product MTGQALAFALVGLLGLIRFRTVVRDTREFTFIFLSIATGVAIGSDQFVAAFAGCILILALLVLLEAFKFGSPRAPSFKVKITGTPGAFAEYRAKLSEVADRVEPVSIRNVPDRGATYVFELVARGGQDLASVTAAIQGIAGTTDVSVAALQRGKGSEMEAE from the coding sequence ATGACTGGCCAAGCACTCGCATTTGCTCTTGTGGGCCTGCTCGGCCTCATCCGCTTTCGAACCGTCGTTCGCGATACACGGGAGTTTACGTTTATCTTTCTGTCGATCGCAACAGGGGTCGCGATCGGGAGCGATCAGTTCGTCGCAGCTTTCGCGGGTTGCATCCTAATTCTTGCGTTGCTTGTCTTGCTCGAGGCATTCAAATTCGGGAGCCCTCGAGCGCCGTCCTTCAAGGTCAAGATAACGGGTACTCCCGGTGCCTTCGCCGAGTATAGAGCTAAACTTTCGGAGGTCGCCGATCGGGTCGAACCGGTGTCTATTCGCAATGTTCCAGATCGCGGCGCCACCTATGTTTTCGAACTGGTCGCTCGTGGAGGCCAAGACCTTGCCAGTGTCACAGCTGCAATCCAGGGCATAGCAGGGACGACTGACGTCAGTGTTGCCGCATTGCAAAGAGGCAAAGGCAGCGAAATGGAAGCTGAATGA
- a CDS encoding TfuA domain-containing protein, whose product MFHKEILWALKQGIHVFGAASMGALRAAELHRFGMVGIGEVFEAYRDGRLQRDDAVALLHGPAELGWPQLTRSLVDIHATLAAAESSDIIEPDDTQALAQSAATLFWRERTYAAVVGQALADDWRGERSDAFLAWVEHHEVFQKERDCLALLEHVSMNWQALEEPFQPEFRFEHTEAWQVLQAEVEQAEPLASEPGILAALQQHSAHEAIEAQALLSLLAEEFLREADGPDDPLAFSKAAAVFRSRHGLTSADNVARWMTETGLSHADYTALVRNTGNIDVLQCRFAPRLSATMLRIARARGLLDPAEGLSTQNGEANRSAQR is encoded by the coding sequence GTGTTTCACAAAGAGATCCTGTGGGCGCTCAAGCAGGGCATTCATGTCTTCGGCGCCGCCAGCATGGGCGCGCTTCGTGCGGCCGAACTTCATCGCTTTGGAATGGTCGGGATCGGCGAGGTATTTGAAGCCTATAGGGACGGACGCCTGCAGCGTGATGATGCCGTCGCCTTGCTGCACGGACCGGCAGAACTTGGTTGGCCGCAGCTGACTCGCTCGCTCGTGGATATCCACGCAACCCTCGCCGCAGCCGAGAGCAGTGATATCATCGAACCTGACGATACCCAGGCCCTCGCACAATCGGCGGCGACCCTGTTCTGGCGCGAGAGAACCTATGCTGCCGTGGTCGGGCAGGCCTTGGCCGATGATTGGAGAGGAGAACGCTCCGATGCTTTTCTTGCATGGGTTGAACATCATGAGGTTTTTCAGAAGGAGCGGGATTGCCTCGCTCTCCTCGAGCACGTCTCAATGAACTGGCAGGCTCTGGAAGAGCCGTTTCAGCCGGAGTTCCGCTTCGAGCACACGGAGGCCTGGCAGGTTCTGCAGGCAGAGGTAGAACAGGCCGAGCCCTTGGCCTCGGAGCCGGGGATCTTAGCGGCGCTCCAGCAGCACAGCGCCCACGAGGCTATCGAGGCGCAGGCGCTTCTCTCGTTGTTGGCCGAGGAATTTCTGCGCGAGGCAGATGGACCGGACGATCCGCTGGCGTTCTCAAAAGCGGCAGCTGTGTTCCGCAGCCGTCACGGGCTGACCAGCGCCGACAATGTGGCGCGCTGGATGACCGAAACCGGGCTCTCCCACGCAGATTATACTGCGCTCGTCCGCAATACTGGAAACATCGACGTGCTACAGTGCCGCTTCGCTCCACGTCTCTCCGCCACGATGCTGCGCATCGCTCGCGCGCGGGGGCTGCTGGACCCTGCCGAAGGCCTGAGTACGCAGAACGGTGAAGCAAATCGTTCCGCGCAGCGATAG
- a CDS encoding GH25 family lysozyme yields MSFDQNSHYRVLELAHGIRLGLAVALFVEFAVWQQTASARTPDTDIAARCRTVTAPASFEIASSGRRGTTPGNEGIKPNGFVELASDGPVVHGIDVSKYQEEADFASVRTCGGRFAYVRMSGGSNAENELLYRTHWANVRASGLIPGPYHNLTIIPQTISHVQDRSMEAIRAETDRLSSEARASASQQAELFLSRLREVLALDPGGSSEYLPIALDLSARPGAPGDAQRRRLFGPVYSSAICEFMNVVGKSPYASRPIILFAELEDLDIYGLDESTRRCAPTTPLIWVRHRPMDGRSFMSSKPRDLVERICLQEEPAGSPLLQARTGAGRCVMEQYTSFGGFAIFKPGAPLDLNRFFGTEDDFRRFWQTGRMK; encoded by the coding sequence ATGTCATTCGATCAGAACAGCCATTATCGGGTTCTTGAGCTTGCTCATGGAATTAGGCTTGGTTTGGCTGTAGCACTTTTTGTGGAATTTGCTGTCTGGCAACAGACAGCAAGCGCTCGAACACCTGACACGGACATCGCTGCACGTTGTAGAACAGTGACTGCTCCGGCGTCCTTTGAAATTGCGTCGTCAGGTCGACGCGGTACCACGCCAGGCAATGAGGGCATCAAGCCCAACGGCTTCGTCGAATTGGCGTCCGACGGGCCGGTAGTACACGGAATTGACGTCTCGAAATACCAAGAGGAAGCGGATTTCGCGTCAGTGCGGACCTGCGGTGGCAGGTTTGCATATGTCCGCATGTCCGGCGGGTCAAACGCTGAGAACGAGCTACTCTATAGGACGCATTGGGCAAATGTGCGCGCCTCAGGACTGATCCCAGGCCCCTATCACAATCTTACTATCATTCCACAGACGATCTCGCACGTTCAAGATAGGTCCATGGAAGCCATTCGTGCAGAAACGGACAGGCTTTCGTCTGAGGCTCGTGCTTCAGCATCACAGCAGGCCGAACTCTTTCTCTCGAGATTGCGCGAAGTCCTCGCCCTCGATCCTGGCGGGTCTTCGGAGTATTTGCCAATAGCATTGGATCTCTCCGCGCGACCGGGCGCTCCAGGAGATGCCCAAAGACGCCGATTGTTCGGTCCAGTTTATTCGTCCGCTATATGTGAGTTCATGAATGTGGTTGGGAAATCGCCCTATGCATCCCGGCCAATCATATTGTTTGCGGAACTGGAAGACCTTGATATCTACGGGTTGGACGAAAGTACTCGACGATGCGCCCCAACGACGCCGCTGATTTGGGTTCGACATCGTCCAATGGACGGTCGGTCGTTTATGTCGTCGAAGCCCCGAGATCTCGTCGAACGCATATGCTTGCAGGAAGAACCCGCAGGATCCCCATTGCTACAAGCAAGAACAGGAGCGGGCCGATGCGTGATGGAGCAGTACACATCATTCGGCGGCTTTGCGATTTTTAAACCCGGAGCTCCCCTGGACCTAAATAGATTCTTCGGGACTGAGGACGATTTTCGCCGTTTCTGGCAGACCGGCAGGATGAAATGA
- a CDS encoding M12 family metallopeptidase, producing MAMINLSAKCLLATAILVCSAASAHDLRGLVAESSATDPTIAQKFEEIDRYRELLAARVNGQSESGLEGVVQRALLWPDTTISVCFFDGDQASQEQVVSLANHWTEGTGISFDFGPQGSRRKCALEQPSDIRVSFNGSGYWSYVGTKARFIPPAKQTLNLEGMGNGRTLSLEEKGTVLHEFGHALGFEHEHQSPIASCDAEFNWAYLYTALGWPKDKVDRNMRRLSQPSSKNGLFATAFDRMSIMLYALNPQAFLHPESSTCYIQRMSHDLSTVDKETMRLMYPAQDTDNSLPPASMPSNGTSDPVAINSTKQLNELLRP from the coding sequence ATGGCAATGATCAACCTGTCAGCAAAATGCCTTCTTGCTACTGCGATTCTCGTTTGCTCAGCAGCATCCGCACATGATCTGCGTGGCCTTGTTGCTGAGAGTTCGGCTACCGATCCTACGATAGCGCAAAAGTTCGAGGAAATTGATCGCTACAGAGAGCTTCTAGCAGCCCGAGTAAATGGTCAATCCGAGAGCGGTCTTGAGGGCGTTGTGCAGCGCGCGCTGCTTTGGCCAGACACTACCATTTCTGTTTGCTTTTTTGATGGTGATCAAGCTTCCCAAGAGCAGGTCGTTAGTCTCGCAAACCACTGGACTGAAGGTACAGGGATAAGTTTCGATTTTGGTCCTCAGGGAAGCCGACGGAAATGTGCGCTCGAACAACCAAGCGACATTCGCGTCAGTTTCAATGGTAGTGGATACTGGTCTTACGTTGGCACAAAGGCAAGGTTTATACCTCCTGCTAAACAGACACTGAACTTAGAAGGTATGGGAAATGGCAGGACACTAAGCTTGGAAGAAAAGGGCACGGTCCTGCATGAGTTCGGGCATGCGCTGGGCTTTGAACATGAGCATCAAAGTCCTATTGCTAGCTGTGATGCTGAGTTCAATTGGGCTTATTTGTACACGGCGCTTGGCTGGCCTAAGGACAAAGTTGACCGAAATATGCGGCGGCTTAGCCAGCCATCTTCAAAGAATGGGTTATTCGCAACTGCATTCGACAGAATGTCTATTATGCTTTACGCGCTAAACCCACAGGCTTTCTTACATCCCGAATCTTCGACATGTTACATTCAGCGCATGAGCCATGATCTTTCAACGGTTGATAAAGAAACGATGAGGCTGATGTACCCTGCGCAGGACACAGACAATAGTCTTCCGCCTGCGAGTATGCCTTCAAATGGAACGTCTGACCCGGTGGCGATAAATTCAACAAAACAGTTGAATGAACTATTACGACCTTGA